In the Pseudochaenichthys georgianus chromosome 1, fPseGeo1.2, whole genome shotgun sequence genome, one interval contains:
- the pkd2 gene encoding polycystin-2: MSSSRVRPQQLPQSQTAKVPHKLDSGEGIEMENIQHQDLGLGGVVGTPSPPSRQAWSRDNPGFEPEEEIMAADWPPASPGRRSVSTASSSSCSSGLGSFPGAGSSTHITRGGLYPTPTVDARQQDRHLHRGYLKQILQKIRILWGTELMEDSDSSRERYLRNVLREMVTYIAFLITVCILTYGMVSANMYYYTKVMSQLFLDTPLSAGDPSSFRSLSTMEDFWKFTEGPFLKGMYWEVWYNNKSLPENQSLIYYENLLLGVPRLRQVKVRNESCSVHEDLRGEIQDCYNMYTPSNEDTASFGPKNGTAWMYTAESEMAGSGYWGQISKYGAGGYYQDLSRTREESATQLQFLKDHLWLDRGTRAVFLDFSVYNGNINLFCIARLLVEFPATGGVLTSWQFQTVRLIRYVSSWDYFVGLCEVAFCIFILYYVVEEVLEIHIHRLHYFKNLWNCLDVLIVVLSVVAIIMNVTRTAMVGDRMKGLLENHSAHPSFEALATLQVQFNNVAAVIVFFSWVKLFKFINFNKTMSQLSGTMSRCAKDLVGFAIMFFIIFLAYAQLAYLVFGTQVNDFSTFQASIFTQFRIILRDFEFSEIEESNPVLGPIYFTTFVFFIVFILMNMFLAIINDTYSEVKADMSQQRSEMEMTDLIKKGCNKALMKLRLKKTAVDDISDSLRQAGGKLNFDELRQDLKGKGHTDAEIQAIFAKYDHDGDQELTENEHQQMRDDLEKEREDLDLERNSLTRATSGRSFPRTQDDSEEDDDEDSGHSSRRRGSSSGGVSYEEFQVLVRRVDRMEHSIGSIVSKIDAVIVKLETMERAKLKRRDVLSRLLDGVMEDERLSRDTDVHREQMERLVREELERWESDDVVSQASHAQPATPSGPRPPSSLSTDGLDTSTNASGHV; encoded by the exons ATGAGTTCATCCCGAGTCAGACCACAGCAGCTGCCGCAGAGCCAGACTGCCAAGGTGCCGCACAAACTAGACTCAGGCGAGGGGATAGAGATGGAAAACATCCAGCATCAAGACCTGGGTCTCGGGGGAGTCGTAGGCACCCCGTCCCCCCCTTCCAGACAAGCCTGGAGCCGCGACAACCCTGGGTTTGAGCCCGAAGAGGAGATCATGGCAGCCGACTGGCCTCCAGCGAGTCCCGGGAGGAGGTCGGTGTCCACGgcctccagcagcagctgcagcagcggcCTGGGCAGCTTCCCCGGAGCGGGCAGCAGCACCCACATCACCCGGGGAGGACTCTACCCGACCCCGACTGTGGATGCCCGGCAGCAGGACAGGCATCTCCACCGCGGCTATTTGAAGCAGATACTACAAAAGATCAGAA TTCTGTGGGGCACAGAGCTGATGGAGGACAGTGACAGCAGTCGAGAGCGGTACCTCAGGAACGTACTGAGGGAGATGGTCACATACATCGCATTCCTCATCACTGTTTGTATCT TGACTTATGGGATGGTGAGTGCCAATATGTACTACTATACCAAAGTCATGTCTCAGCTGTTCCTGGACACACCGCTGTCTGCCGGGGACCCTTCCTCTTTTAGAAGCCTCTCAACCATGGAGGATTTCTGGAAG TTCACAGAGGGACCTTTCCTCAAAGGCATGTACTGGGAGGTGTGGTACAACAACAAGAGCCTGCCAGAGAATCAGAGTCTCATCTACTATGAGAACCTGCTCCTCGGGGTGCCACGGCTCCGACAGGTTAAAGTCCGCAACGAGTCCTGCTCCGTCCACGAAGATCTGAGAGGCGAGATTCAGGACTGCTACAACATGTACACCCCGTCCAACGAGGACACGGCCTCCTTTGGCCCCAAGAATGGAACTGC GTGGATGTATACAGCAGAGAGTGAGATGGCTGGCAGTGGTTATTGGGGCCAGATATCTAAATATGGAGCTGGAGGATACTACCAAGACCTGTCCCGAACGAGAGAGGAGTCAGCAACCCAACTGCAGTTCCTCAAAGACCATCTGTGGCTGGACCGAGGCACCAGAGCCGTGTTCCTCGACTTCTCCGTCTACAACGGGAACATTAACCTGTTCTGCATCGCCAG GTTGCTGGTGGAGTTCCCTGCGACAGGTGGGGTGCTGACCTCCTGGCAGTTCCAGACTGTGCGTCTGATCCGATACGTGTCCAGCTGGGACTACTTTGTGGGTCTGTGTGAGGTGGCTTTCTGCATATTCATCCTCTACTACGTGGTGGAGGAAGTGCTGGAGATACACATCCACCGCCTGCATTACTTCAAGAACCTGTGGAACTGTCTCGATGTGCTCATTGTCGTG TTGAGTGTTGTCGCCATCATCATGAACGTAACGCGAACAGCCATGGTGGGCGACCGGATGAAAGGCCTGCTGGAGAATCACTCCGCTCACCCGAGCTTTGAGGCTCTGGCCACCCTGCAGGTCCAGTTCAACAACGTGGCTGCAGTCATCGTCTTCTTCTCATGGGTCAAG CTCTTTAAGTTCATCAACTTCAACAAGACCATGAGCCAGCTGTCGGGCACCATGTCGCGCTGTGCCAAGGACCTGGTGGGCTTCGCCATCATGTTCTTCATCATCTTCCTGGCCTACGCTCAGCTGGCATACCTGGTGTTTGGAACACAAGTCAACGATTTCAGCACTTTCCAGGCCAGCAT ATTTACTCAGTTCCGCATCATCTTGAGGGACTTCGAGTTCTCAGAAATAGAGGAGTCGAACCCCGTGCTCGGACCGATCTACTTTACAACCTTTGTCTTCTTCATTGTCTTTATTCTCATG AACATGTTCCTGGCCATCATCAATGACACCTACTCTGAGGTGAAGGCCGACATGTCCCAGCAGAGGTCTGAGATGGAAATGACAGATCTCATTAAGAAG GGTTGTAACAAAGCTTTGATGAAGTTGAGACTGAAGAAGACGGCAGTAGACGACATCTCTGACAGTTTGCGTCAGGCCGGGGGAAAACTCAACTTCGATGAACTGCGCCAGGATCTGAAAGG GAAGGGCCACACAGACGCAGAGATTCAGGCCATCTTTGCCAAGTACGATCACGATGGAGACCAGGAGCTGACGGAGAACGAACACCAGCAGATGAGAGACGACctggagaaagagaga GAAGACTTGGATCTGGAACGCAATTCGCTGACGAGAGCCACCAGTGGGCGGAGCTTCCCTCGCACTCAGGACGACTCGGAGGAAGACGATGACGAGGACAGCGGCCACAGCTCGCGACGCCGCGGCAGCAGCTCCGGGGGGGTCTCCTACGAAGAGTTTCAAGT GCTGGTGCGGCGTGTGGACCGGATGGAGCACTCCATCGGCAGCATCGTGTCAAAGATCGACGCCGTGATCGTGAAGCTGGAAACGATGGAGAGAGCGAAACTCAAACGCAGAGACGTGCTGAGCCGACTGCTGGACGGAGTCATGGAG GACGAGCGTCTGAGCCGGGACACAGACGTCCACAGGGAGCAGATGGAGCGGCTGGTGAGGGAGGAGCTGGAGCGCTGGGAGTCTGACGACGTGGTGTCTCAGGCCAGCCACGCTCAGCCCGCCACCCCCAGCGGCCCCCGCCCCCCATCCTCACTCTCCACCGACGGCCTTGACACCAGCACCAACGCGAGCGGCCATGTGTGA